The Syntrophobotulus glycolicus DSM 8271 DNA window CAGACGAAATGGGACAATTTCCGGGGTGCTGGTGGCCGAGCTTGAGCAAGGAATCAAATTCTGGCAGGAACATTCCGAACAGGATATTCAGCCTGACCGGCATTGGGTATATCAGACGACAGTCAGTGAAGAATATGAGATACATGGCGAAGGACCCCTTCTGGCAGTTCTGGATATGGGGATCAAACGCAATATCCTGCGCTGCCTGCAGAAAAGAGGGTTCAGACTGCATGTTTTTCCGGCCTCAGCTTCCTGGGAGGAAATCCTCAATGTCAACCCGCAGGGACTGGTGCTGAGCAATGGCCCCGGAGACCCCGACGGTATTCCTGAGATTGCCCGCAATGTCGGCAATCTGATCCCCAAGCTGCCCGTTCTGGGCATTTGTATGGGCCACCAGATCATGGCCATGGCAGCGGGAGCTTCCACTTATAAGCTTCCGTTCGGGCACAGGGGGGGCAACCATCCTGTTCAGGATCTGGCCACAGGCAAGGTGACCATGACTTCCCAGAACCACGGTTATGCCGTCCGGGAAGAATCCTTGGAAGGGACAGGGTTTAAAGTCAAGTACGTTAACCTTAATGACGGGACCGTCGAAGGACTGATTCATGAGAAATATCCGATCATTACCGTGCAGTACCATCCGGAAGCCGCTCCGGGGCCTGAAGAAAATTCCGGAATATTTGATTGCTTCGCAGAATTTGTCAGTGGGAAGGGGATCAACAGACATGCCTAAAAAAGACTGGAAAAAGGTCATGGTGATCGGCTCCGGACCTATCGTCATCGGCCAGGCGGCGGAATTTGACTATGCCGGGACCCAGGCCTGCCGGGCATTGCGGGAGGAAGGACTGGAAACCGTTTTGGTGAACTCCAATCCGGCGACAATTATGACGGATGCTGAGGTCGCGGATAAGATCTATATTGAGCCTCTGACCATAGAATTTCTGGAAAGAATTATTGAGAAAGAGAAGCCGGACGGACTCTTGCCGACCATGGGCGGCCAAACCGGTCTCAATCTGGCCTTTCAGTTATCCCAAAGTGGTATCCTGCAGCGTTGTGGTGTAACGCTATTGGGTACTCCCCTGGACAGCATCAGCAAAGCTGAGGACAGGGAACATTTTCGCAACCTGATGCACGAAATCCGGCAGCCGATCCCGGAAAGCACGATTGTTTCCGAGGTCGGGGAGGCCGTCGCCTTTGCCGAAGAGATCGGCTATCCCCTGATTGTCAGGCCCGCCTTCACCCTGGGGGGAACCGGGGGCGGG harbors:
- the carA gene encoding glutamine-hydrolyzing carbamoyl-phosphate synthase small subunit; this encodes MAWLVLKDGKAYEGEAFGFWKDSEPVTGEVVFNTSMCGYQEMITDLSYSGQILTFTHPQMGNYGWHNEESEAGKVLIKGVAVKELSEGEGSFHADRSMEEFCLNNKIPGIKDIDTRALTRHIRRNGTISGVLVAELEQGIKFWQEHSEQDIQPDRHWVYQTTVSEEYEIHGEGPLLAVLDMGIKRNILRCLQKRGFRLHVFPASASWEEILNVNPQGLVLSNGPGDPDGIPEIARNVGNLIPKLPVLGICMGHQIMAMAAGASTYKLPFGHRGGNHPVQDLATGKVTMTSQNHGYAVREESLEGTGFKVKYVNLNDGTVEGLIHEKYPIITVQYHPEAAPGPEENSGIFDCFAEFVSGKGINRHA